The Thioalkalivibrio thiocyanodenitrificans ARhD 1 genome window below encodes:
- the tolB gene encoding Tol-Pal system beta propeller repeat protein TolB yields MTSTASSRILLLLVLCLLPFGARAALEIRITQGVEGAMPIAVVPFGWQGAGDRAPEDIAAIVQANLHRSGQFAPLERARMPQRPVRGGDVNFRAWRNAGVEHVVIGSLQATGADGFNVQFQLFDAVSGRQTTGYRIPVSGRDDLRRAAHKISDLIYEQITGTRGAFSTRVAYVSVTRANGQSRFALQVADADGHRPRTIFRSPQPILSPVWSPDGRRLAYVSFENRRSEVYIQNVDGSGRELIASHEGINSAPAWSPDGRRMALTLSRDGAPDIYVMNLSDRTLRKLTDSRSIDTEPEWMPDGRSILFTSDRSGNPQIYEVDAGGGQARRLTFEGRYNGNAAVSPDGRLIAMVHGDRGRFRIGVLERGSRQLRLLTDGRLDEAPSFAPNGGMIIYATAGAGGQGELAAVSADGRVRQSLVLQEGEVREPAWSPFLD; encoded by the coding sequence ATGACATCGACTGCATCTTCGCGAATCCTGCTTCTCCTGGTTCTGTGCCTGCTGCCGTTCGGCGCCCGGGCGGCCCTGGAGATCCGCATCACCCAGGGGGTGGAGGGCGCCATGCCCATTGCCGTCGTGCCTTTCGGCTGGCAGGGGGCGGGGGATCGTGCGCCGGAGGACATCGCGGCCATCGTCCAGGCCAACCTGCACCGCAGCGGCCAGTTCGCGCCCCTGGAACGGGCTCGCATGCCGCAACGCCCGGTGCGCGGCGGGGACGTGAACTTTCGCGCCTGGCGCAACGCGGGGGTGGAGCACGTGGTGATCGGCAGTCTCCAGGCCACGGGCGCCGACGGCTTCAACGTGCAGTTCCAGCTGTTCGACGCGGTCAGCGGGCGCCAGACCACCGGCTACCGGATTCCGGTGTCCGGCCGCGACGATCTGCGCCGGGCCGCCCACAAGATCAGCGATCTCATCTACGAGCAGATCACCGGCACCCGGGGCGCCTTCAGTACCCGGGTGGCCTACGTGAGCGTGACCCGGGCGAACGGTCAGTCCCGTTTCGCGCTCCAGGTGGCGGACGCGGACGGCCACCGCCCGCGCACCATCTTCCGCTCCCCCCAGCCCATCCTCTCGCCGGTGTGGTCCCCGGACGGGCGGCGCCTCGCCTATGTGTCCTTCGAGAACCGGCGCTCCGAGGTCTATATCCAGAACGTGGACGGCAGCGGCCGGGAACTCATCGCGAGCCACGAAGGCATCAACAGCGCGCCGGCCTGGTCCCCGGACGGCCGGCGGATGGCGCTGACCCTGTCCCGGGACGGGGCGCCCGATATCTACGTGATGAATCTCTCGGACCGTACGCTGCGCAAACTCACCGACAGCCGGTCGATCGATACGGAACCCGAGTGGATGCCTGACGGCAGGAGTATCCTGTTCACCTCCGATCGAAGCGGCAATCCGCAGATCTACGAGGTGGACGCGGGCGGCGGGCAGGCGCGCCGCCTGACCTTCGAAGGGCGTTACAACGGCAATGCCGCCGTTTCGCCGGATGGCCGCCTGATCGCTATGGTCCACGGCGACCGGGGGCGGTTCCGGATCGGTGTGCTGGAGCGCGGCAGCCGCCAGCTTCGCCTGCTCACCGACGGCCGCCTGGACGAGGCGCCCAGCTTTGCCCCCAACGGCGGCATGATCATCTATGCCACGGCGGGTGCCGGCGGCCAGGGTGAGCTGGCCGCGGTGAGCGCCGACGGGCGCGTGCGCCAGAGTCTCGTGCTCCAGGAGGGCGAAGTCCGCGAGCCCGCCTGGTCGCCGTTTCTGGATTGA
- the tolA gene encoding cell envelope integrity protein TolA — MWQTLQDHPRILSAVALVHLLLLLAMLLGLEFTPRGQASVLDVSVHQPDAHRVIEAVAVDARTFDRIEEDKRAAERERIEAERRRAEERRRAEEAERQRREQARQEEARRQEEARRQAEAERRRQAEAEAEAERQRQEEARRQAQARAEEEQRRQEEARRQAEAEARRAEEERRRQEEARRAEEERQRRLEEERRAEEARRQAALRAEEERLAREEDDRRQEERRMQLASLRGQYTDAIRAAVERNWLQPSGFQSGQMAVVIVLQTPGGYIQDVRIERCTGDAAFCRSVEAAVRKAEPLPDPPDPELFAREIRFTFEPR, encoded by the coding sequence ATGTGGCAGACCCTGCAAGATCATCCCCGAATCCTGAGCGCCGTTGCGCTGGTCCACCTGCTGCTGTTGCTGGCCATGCTGCTGGGCCTGGAGTTCACGCCGCGGGGCCAGGCCTCGGTGCTGGACGTGTCGGTGCACCAGCCCGATGCCCACCGGGTGATCGAGGCCGTGGCCGTGGATGCGCGCACCTTCGACCGCATCGAGGAGGACAAGCGCGCGGCCGAGCGCGAGCGCATCGAGGCCGAACGCCGCCGGGCGGAGGAGAGGCGCCGGGCCGAGGAGGCCGAACGCCAGCGCCGGGAACAGGCGCGCCAGGAGGAGGCGCGCCGCCAGGAAGAGGCCAGGCGCCAGGCAGAGGCGGAGCGCCGTCGCCAGGCAGAAGCAGAAGCAGAAGCCGAGCGCCAGCGCCAGGAAGAGGCCCGCCGGCAGGCGCAGGCACGGGCGGAGGAGGAACAGCGCCGCCAGGAGGAGGCCAGGCGCCAGGCGGAGGCAGAGGCGCGCCGCGCCGAAGAGGAACGCCGGCGTCAGGAAGAGGCCCGCCGGGCCGAGGAAGAACGCCAGCGCCGGCTGGAAGAGGAACGCCGGGCCGAGGAGGCCAGGCGGCAGGCCGCGTTGCGGGCCGAGGAGGAACGCCTGGCCCGTGAGGAGGATGACCGCAGGCAGGAGGAGCGCCGCATGCAGCTGGCAAGCCTCCGGGGGCAGTATACGGACGCCATCAGGGCTGCCGTCGAGCGCAACTGGCTGCAGCCGAGCGGTTTCCAGTCCGGGCAGATGGCCGTGGTGATCGTGCTCCAGACGCCGGGTGGTTACATTCAGGACGTGCGCATCGAGCGCTGCACCGGCGATGCCGCCTTCTGCCGCTCCGTGGAGGCCGCCGTGCGCAAGGCGGAACCGCTGCCGGATCCGCCCGACCCGGAACTGTTCGCCCGGGAGATCCGGTTTACCTTTGAACCCCGTTGA
- the ruvC gene encoding crossover junction endodeoxyribonuclease RuvC gives MRILGIDPGSLVTGFGIVDSDGRTSAHVHSGCIRLGRADLVVRLGRIFEQVSELVEAHAPDVLSIEQVFVSRNPSSALKLGQARGAAICAGVRGGLPVVEYSATSIKQAVVGTGSASKEQVQHMITMILGLKDAPLPDAADALAVALCHAHTRATLSQLPEGVRGLAFRTRGSRRRSRR, from the coding sequence ATGCGCATATTAGGCATCGACCCCGGTTCCCTGGTGACCGGCTTCGGCATCGTCGACAGTGACGGCAGGACAAGTGCCCATGTGCACAGCGGCTGTATCCGGCTCGGCCGGGCGGACCTGGTGGTGCGCCTGGGACGCATCTTCGAACAGGTGAGCGAACTGGTGGAGGCCCATGCCCCGGATGTGCTGTCCATCGAGCAGGTGTTCGTCTCGCGCAACCCCTCGTCCGCGCTGAAACTGGGCCAGGCCCGGGGCGCGGCGATCTGCGCCGGGGTGCGCGGCGGCCTGCCCGTGGTGGAGTACAGCGCCACGTCCATCAAGCAGGCGGTGGTGGGCACCGGATCCGCCAGCAAGGAACAGGTTCAGCACATGATCACCATGATCCTTGGCCTGAAGGACGCGCCCCTGCCGGATGCCGCCGACGCCCTGGCGGTGGCGCTTTGCCACGCCCATACACGGGCGACCCTCAGCCAGTTGCCCGAAGGCGTCCGGGGGCTTGCCTTCAGGACCCGGGGCAGCCGCCGGAGGTCCCGGCGATGA
- a CDS encoding YebC/PmpR family DNA-binding transcriptional regulator — translation MAGHSKWANIQHRKNAQDAKRGKLFTKLIKEITVAARLGGSDLNANPRLRLATDKALDANMTKDTVERAIKRGAGELEGVNYEELRYEGYGPGGVAIMVDCMTDNRNRTVAEVRHAFTKCGGNLGTDGSVAYLFEKQGILSYPPGSDEERIMEMALEAGAEDVLANDDGSIDVLTAPDHYETVRAAMTGAGLRPERSEVTMRAGTAAPVDADSAQALLKLLDMLDDLDDVQNVYTNADFPDEVMQAMEA, via the coding sequence ATGGCAGGACACAGCAAGTGGGCGAACATCCAGCACCGCAAGAATGCCCAGGACGCCAAGCGCGGCAAGCTTTTCACCAAGCTGATCAAGGAAATCACCGTGGCCGCCCGCCTCGGCGGTTCGGACCTGAACGCGAATCCCCGCCTGCGTCTGGCCACCGACAAGGCCCTGGATGCCAACATGACCAAGGACACGGTGGAGCGCGCCATCAAGCGCGGCGCCGGCGAGCTGGAGGGGGTCAACTACGAGGAGCTTCGCTACGAGGGCTACGGCCCCGGCGGCGTGGCGATCATGGTCGACTGCATGACGGACAACCGGAATCGCACCGTGGCCGAGGTGCGTCATGCATTCACCAAGTGCGGCGGCAATCTGGGCACCGACGGTTCGGTGGCCTACCTGTTCGAGAAGCAGGGCATCCTGAGTTATCCGCCGGGCAGCGACGAGGAGCGGATCATGGAGATGGCCCTGGAGGCCGGTGCCGAGGATGTGCTGGCCAACGACGACGGCTCCATCGACGTGCTGACCGCCCCGGACCACTACGAGACCGTGCGCGCCGCCATGACCGGCGCGGGCCTCAGGCCCGAGCGCAGCGAGGTGACCATGCGTGCCGGTACCGCCGCCCCCGTGGACGCCGACAGCGCCCAGGCGCTGCTCAAGCTCCTGGACATGCTGGACGATCTGGACGACGTGCAGAATGTGTATACCAATGCCGACTTCCCCGATGAAGTGATGCAGGCCATGGAAGCCTGA
- the aspS gene encoding aspartate--tRNA ligase, with protein MRSHFCGAVNESHLDQEVTLCGWVNRRRDHGGVIFIDLRDREGLVQVVFDPDLPEVFTTAERVRSEYVLAVRGRVRRRPEGTVNPDLPSGAVEVLGQDLTVLNAAETPPFQLEEDDVNEETRLRYRYVDLRRPAMQTRLQMRAHISRTLRRFLEDNGFLDIETPMLTKATPEGARDYIVPSRTHPGSFFALPQSPQLFKQLLMMGGLDRYYQIVRCFRDEDLRADRQPEFTQLDIETSFMDEEGVMGLMEEMLRELFAQVLEVPLHAPFPRMSHAEAMARYGSDKPDLRIPLELTELTDVMGEVDFKVFSGPAQDPAGRVAALRLPGGGALSRKEIDDYTAFVGRYGAKGLAYIKVNDINAGREGLQSPILKFLPDTVVVEILDRTGARDGDLLFFGADKARVVNESLGALRVRVGHDRGLVERGWKPLWVVDFPMFEHDEKDNRWVALHHPFTAPRAERVEDLTGHPGEMLSRAYDMVLNGTEVGGGSVRIHTTAMQQAVFELLGIGAEEAREKFGFLLDALKYGCPPHAGIAFGLDRLVMLMTGSQSIRDVMAFPKTQTAHCPLTDAPAEVSEAQLRELSIRTRKPSS; from the coding sequence ATGCGTAGTCATTTCTGCGGGGCCGTCAACGAATCACACCTGGACCAGGAAGTGACCCTGTGCGGTTGGGTCAATCGGCGCCGGGACCATGGAGGCGTGATCTTCATCGACCTGCGCGACCGGGAGGGCCTGGTGCAGGTGGTGTTCGACCCTGACCTGCCCGAGGTGTTCACCACTGCCGAGCGGGTGCGCAGCGAGTATGTACTCGCCGTGCGCGGCCGGGTGCGCCGCCGCCCGGAGGGCACGGTCAACCCGGACCTGCCCAGCGGCGCGGTTGAGGTGCTGGGTCAGGACCTGACCGTGCTCAATGCCGCGGAGACGCCCCCCTTCCAGCTGGAGGAGGACGACGTCAACGAAGAAACGAGGCTGCGCTACCGCTACGTGGACCTGCGCCGCCCCGCCATGCAGACGCGCCTGCAGATGCGCGCGCACATCAGCCGCACCCTGCGCCGGTTCCTCGAGGACAACGGCTTTCTCGATATCGAGACCCCGATGCTCACCAAGGCGACCCCGGAAGGCGCGCGCGACTACATCGTGCCCAGCCGCACCCATCCGGGCAGTTTCTTCGCGCTGCCCCAGTCGCCGCAACTGTTCAAGCAGCTGCTGATGATGGGGGGACTGGACCGCTACTACCAGATCGTGCGCTGCTTCCGCGACGAGGACCTGCGTGCCGACCGCCAGCCCGAGTTCACCCAGCTCGATATCGAGACCTCGTTCATGGACGAGGAGGGTGTCATGGGGCTCATGGAGGAGATGCTGCGCGAGCTGTTTGCCCAGGTGCTGGAGGTGCCCCTGCACGCCCCCTTCCCGCGCATGAGTCACGCCGAGGCCATGGCGCGCTACGGATCCGACAAGCCGGACCTGCGCATTCCCCTGGAGCTGACGGAACTGACCGACGTGATGGGCGAGGTGGATTTCAAGGTCTTCTCCGGTCCCGCACAGGATCCCGCGGGCCGGGTCGCGGCACTGCGGCTGCCCGGGGGCGGGGCGCTGTCGCGCAAGGAGATCGACGATTACACGGCCTTCGTCGGCCGTTACGGCGCCAAGGGTCTGGCATACATCAAGGTCAACGACATCAACGCCGGCCGCGAGGGCCTGCAGTCGCCCATTCTCAAGTTCCTGCCGGACACGGTGGTGGTGGAGATCCTGGACCGCACCGGCGCCCGGGACGGGGATCTCCTGTTCTTCGGCGCGGACAAGGCCCGGGTGGTCAACGAATCCCTGGGTGCCCTGCGCGTCCGGGTCGGCCATGACCGGGGCCTGGTGGAGCGCGGCTGGAAGCCCCTCTGGGTGGTGGACTTCCCCATGTTCGAACACGACGAGAAGGACAATCGCTGGGTCGCCCTGCATCATCCCTTTACCGCGCCCCGGGCGGAACGTGTGGAGGACCTTACCGGCCATCCTGGCGAGATGCTGTCGCGCGCCTACGACATGGTGCTCAACGGCACCGAGGTGGGCGGCGGATCCGTGCGTATCCACACCACCGCCATGCAGCAGGCCGTATTCGAGCTTCTGGGCATCGGCGCCGAAGAGGCCAGGGAAAAGTTCGGTTTCCTGCTGGATGCCCTGAAGTACGGCTGCCCGCCCCATGCCGGCATTGCCTTCGGCCTGGACCGCCTGGTCATGCTCATGACCGGCAGCCAGTCCATCCGTGACGTGATGGCCTTCCCCAAGACCCAGACGGCCCATTGCCCGCTCACCGATGCGCCAGCGGAGGTGTCCGAGGCGCAGTTGCGGGAGCTGAGCATCCGCACCCGGAAGCCATCCTCGTAA
- a CDS encoding DUF502 domain-containing protein, which yields MPLSEQRPRLVALRRYLITGLVVWVPLVITFFVLKFLVDLMDNSLLLLPPAWRPEALFGFKIPGLGVLLAAVILLLTGLVTANLVGRKLVELWEGIVQHIPLVRTIYSAVKQVMETLLGNGGDSFRKVLMIEYPRKGLWTLAFQTGVGVGEMQHRTHREVLTVFVPTTPNPTSGFIILVPRDDVVELDMTVEDGLKLVMSLGVVTPKWPPAPKAGRGGEVAPPQSKS from the coding sequence ATGCCTCTTTCCGAACAGCGGCCCCGGCTCGTCGCCCTGCGCAGGTATCTGATTACGGGGCTGGTGGTCTGGGTGCCGCTGGTGATCACCTTCTTTGTCCTGAAGTTCCTGGTGGATCTGATGGACAACAGCCTGCTGCTCCTGCCCCCTGCCTGGCGGCCGGAGGCGTTGTTCGGATTCAAGATCCCCGGCCTGGGGGTGCTGCTGGCGGCGGTCATCCTGCTGCTGACGGGGCTTGTCACGGCTAATCTGGTGGGGCGCAAGCTCGTTGAGCTGTGGGAAGGCATCGTTCAGCACATCCCCCTGGTGCGCACCATCTACTCGGCCGTGAAGCAGGTCATGGAGACCCTGCTGGGCAACGGCGGGGATTCCTTCCGCAAGGTGCTCATGATCGAGTATCCGCGCAAGGGGTTGTGGACCCTGGCCTTTCAGACCGGCGTCGGGGTCGGGGAGATGCAGCACCGCACCCACAGGGAAGTGCTCACCGTGTTCGTGCCCACCACGCCCAACCCTACCTCCGGCTTCATCATCCTGGTGCCTCGCGACGACGTGGTGGAGCTGGACATGACCGTGGAGGACGGCCTGAAGCTGGTCATGTCCCTGGGCGTGGTGACGCCGAAATGGCCCCCGGCGCCCAAAGCCGGGCGCGGCGGCGAAGTTGCGCCCCCCCAGTCCAAGTCGTAA
- the ybgC gene encoding tol-pal system-associated acyl-CoA thioesterase, protein MSQSDRTFVWPVRVYYEDTDAGGVVYYANYLRFMERARTEWLRSLGFDQARLVQERGLLFAVRSVKVDYLRPARLDDLLEVTAAIGSMGRASLQFAQTVVRTAAGSAPELLSRGEVKIACLDAGSFRPRSVPDDILEALSALEAETRER, encoded by the coding sequence ATGTCGCAGTCAGACAGGACCTTCGTCTGGCCGGTGCGCGTCTACTACGAGGACACGGACGCCGGCGGGGTCGTGTATTACGCCAATTACCTGCGCTTCATGGAGCGCGCCCGCACGGAATGGCTCAGATCTCTCGGATTCGATCAGGCCCGGCTCGTGCAGGAGCGCGGCCTGCTGTTCGCCGTGCGTTCCGTGAAAGTGGACTATCTTCGCCCGGCACGTCTGGACGACCTGCTGGAGGTGACCGCGGCCATCGGGTCCATGGGGCGGGCCAGCCTGCAGTTCGCACAGACGGTCGTCAGGACCGCGGCCGGGTCCGCGCCGGAACTGCTGAGCCGCGGGGAGGTCAAGATTGCCTGTCTGGATGCCGGCAGTTTCAGGCCCCGCAGCGTCCCGGACGATATCCTCGAAGCCCTGTCAGCCCTGGAGGCCGAGACACGTGAGCGTTGA
- the tolR gene encoding protein TolR has protein sequence MALAKDAARRRRPMSQINVVPFIDVMLVLLIIFMVTAPLLQQGVEVDLPQARAETMEPDPDEGEPVVVTVARDGQVTLNQGPQVNVPLEREVLGEIVAGLLSDRPGVQVYVRGDRNVDYGRVVDAMVTVQSAGVARVGLITDPAEAGD, from the coding sequence ATGGCGCTAGCCAAGGATGCGGCGCGCCGGCGCCGTCCCATGTCACAGATCAACGTGGTGCCCTTCATCGACGTGATGCTGGTGCTGCTGATCATCTTCATGGTGACCGCGCCCCTGCTGCAGCAGGGTGTGGAGGTGGACCTGCCCCAGGCCCGGGCCGAGACCATGGAGCCGGACCCGGACGAGGGCGAACCGGTGGTGGTGACCGTCGCCCGGGACGGGCAGGTGACCCTGAACCAGGGGCCGCAGGTGAACGTGCCCCTGGAACGGGAGGTACTGGGCGAGATCGTCGCGGGGCTGCTCTCCGATCGGCCCGGGGTCCAGGTGTATGTGCGCGGCGACCGCAACGTGGATTACGGCCGGGTGGTGGATGCCATGGTGACCGTGCAGTCCGCCGGGGTGGCCCGGGTGGGGCTGATTACCGATCCCGCGGAGGCGGGCGACTGA
- the ruvB gene encoding Holliday junction branch migration DNA helicase RuvB yields MPERLITAEGSREDEAAELSIRPRRLADYVGQPAVREQMEIFIGAARGRSEALDHVLIFGPPGLGKTTLAHIVAHELGVNLRHSSGPVLERPGDLAALLTNLEPRDVLFVDEIHRLSPVVEEVLYPAMEDFQLDIVIGEGPAARSIKLDLPPFTLVGATTRAGLLTSPLRDRFGIVQRLEFYAAEDLTRIVQRAAGILHVELEPAGAVEIARRSRGTPRIANRLLRRVRDYAQMKADGVITAAVADRALDLLDVDVQGFDAQDRRLLLAVIEKFDGGPVGVDSLAAAIGEERGTIEDVVEPYLIQQGFLMRTPRGRMATGNAYRYFGLAVPGGAGVAGDLFSPASGDAGEDKV; encoded by the coding sequence ATGCCTGAACGTCTGATCACCGCTGAAGGCTCCAGGGAGGACGAAGCGGCCGAACTTTCCATCCGCCCCCGGCGGCTGGCGGACTACGTGGGCCAGCCGGCGGTGCGCGAACAGATGGAAATCTTCATCGGCGCGGCCCGCGGCCGTTCCGAGGCGCTGGACCATGTGCTGATCTTCGGTCCGCCGGGGCTCGGCAAGACCACCCTTGCCCATATCGTCGCCCACGAACTGGGCGTGAACCTGCGCCACAGCTCGGGGCCCGTGCTGGAGCGCCCGGGAGACCTGGCGGCGCTGCTCACCAACCTGGAACCCCGTGACGTGCTGTTCGTGGACGAGATCCATCGCCTGTCCCCGGTGGTGGAGGAGGTCCTGTATCCGGCGATGGAGGATTTCCAGCTGGACATCGTCATCGGCGAGGGGCCGGCGGCGCGTTCCATCAAGCTGGATCTGCCGCCCTTCACCCTGGTGGGGGCCACCACCCGTGCCGGGCTGCTCACCTCGCCGCTTCGGGACCGCTTCGGCATCGTGCAGCGGCTGGAGTTCTACGCCGCCGAGGATCTCACCCGCATCGTGCAGCGTGCCGCCGGCATCCTGCACGTGGAGCTGGAACCGGCCGGCGCGGTCGAGATCGCCCGGCGCTCCCGGGGGACGCCGCGCATCGCCAACCGGCTGCTCAGGCGGGTGCGTGACTATGCCCAGATGAAGGCCGACGGCGTGATCACCGCGGCCGTGGCGGACCGCGCCCTGGATCTCCTGGACGTGGACGTGCAGGGCTTCGATGCCCAGGACCGCCGCCTGTTGCTGGCGGTGATCGAGAAGTTCGACGGCGGGCCGGTGGGTGTGGACAGCCTGGCGGCGGCCATCGGCGAAGAGCGCGGCACCATCGAGGACGTGGTGGAGCCCTACCTGATCCAGCAGGGTTTCCTCATGCGCACCCCGCGGGGGCGCATGGCCACCGGCAATGCGTATCGCTATTTCGGCCTGGCCGTGCCCGGGGGTGCGGGTGTGGCCGGAGACCTGTTCAGCCCGGCCTCCGGCGACGCCGGTGAAGACAAAGTGTGA
- the nudB gene encoding dihydroneopterin triphosphate diphosphatase — MPSFKRPESVLIVVHALDGQVLLLRRREPPDFWQSVTGSLEWGELPESAARRELYEETGLDAGGLVDCQLTYRFPIHTVWRHRYAPDVHENLEHVFLLALPAPVPVRLEPREHTEYCWLPAAEAAGRCFSWSNARVIRERVLGEDAPDA; from the coding sequence GTGCCTTCGTTCAAACGACCCGAATCCGTCCTGATCGTCGTCCATGCCCTGGATGGCCAGGTCCTGCTCCTGCGCCGGCGTGAGCCGCCGGATTTCTGGCAATCGGTGACCGGCAGCCTGGAGTGGGGCGAGTTGCCCGAATCCGCGGCCCGGCGGGAGCTCTACGAGGAGACCGGGCTGGATGCCGGGGGTCTCGTGGACTGCCAACTGACGTATCGTTTCCCGATCCATACGGTCTGGCGGCATCGCTACGCCCCCGATGTCCACGAAAATCTGGAGCACGTGTTTCTGTTGGCGCTGCCGGCACCGGTGCCGGTGCGTCTCGAGCCGAGGGAGCACACGGAATACTGCTGGTTGCCGGCGGCCGAGGCCGCCGGGCGCTGCTTCTCCTGGAGCAACGCCCGGGTGATCCGGGAGCGTGTGCTCGGGGAGGACGCGCCCGATGCGTGA
- a CDS encoding esterase/lipase family protein: MREAVVFVHGLWMTGLEMTPLRRRMAAEGFQCHQFRYSSILAAPEWNAARLDRFLRSVDADVVHLVAHSLGGLVVAHLFERYPMQRPGRVVMLGTPINGSRTAACMARTPLTRWLLGRSIRRGLLGGAPRWKAGRELGMVAGNRGFGIGTLFCWRLDTPNDGTVALAETRSPEINAHLAVPYGHFGMLWSEAVAEAVAAFLRWGDFTARSP, encoded by the coding sequence ATGCGTGAGGCGGTGGTGTTTGTCCATGGCCTGTGGATGACCGGGCTCGAGATGACGCCCCTGCGCCGCCGGATGGCCGCCGAAGGCTTTCAATGCCATCAGTTCCGCTATTCCAGCATCCTGGCCGCTCCCGAGTGGAACGCCGCCCGGCTGGACCGGTTCCTGCGTTCCGTGGACGCGGACGTGGTGCACCTGGTGGCCCACAGTCTCGGCGGGCTGGTGGTCGCGCACCTGTTCGAGCGTTATCCCATGCAGCGGCCCGGGCGGGTGGTGATGCTGGGCACCCCGATCAACGGCAGCCGTACCGCCGCCTGCATGGCCCGCACGCCGTTGACCCGCTGGCTGCTCGGGCGCAGCATCAGGCGGGGCCTGCTCGGCGGCGCCCCCCGCTGGAAGGCCGGCCGGGAACTGGGCATGGTGGCGGGAAACCGCGGTTTCGGCATCGGCACGCTGTTCTGTTGGCGGCTGGACACCCCCAATGACGGCACCGTGGCCCTGGCCGAAACCCGCTCGCCGGAGATCAATGCCCATCTCGCTGTGCCCTATGGCCACTTCGGCATGCTCTGGTCGGAGGCGGTGGCGGAGGCAGTGGCCGCCTTCCTCAGGTGGGGCGATTTCACGGCCCGGTCGCCCTAA
- the tolQ gene encoding protein TolQ, with amino-acid sequence MSVDLSLYRLILEASFIVQLVMLILVVASVLSWTVMIIKWRVLRDTRVATDEFEERFWSGVDLAHLYEGIRRKNEVSGLEHVFVAGFKEFLRGRKQRHERGVTLGESALRSMRVAVSREVDGLESYLSFLATVGSTSPYIGLFGTVWGIMHAFIGLSGVQTATLAMVAPGIAEALIATALGLFAAIPAVIAYNRFSDDVDRIVTRYDNFTEEFTSLLQRQAPATEEAM; translated from the coding sequence GTGAGCGTTGATCTTTCCCTGTATCGCCTGATTCTCGAGGCCAGCTTCATCGTGCAACTGGTGATGCTCATCCTTGTCGTGGCCTCCGTGCTGTCCTGGACGGTGATGATCATCAAGTGGCGCGTGCTGCGCGACACGCGGGTCGCCACCGACGAGTTTGAGGAGCGCTTCTGGTCGGGTGTCGACCTGGCCCATCTCTACGAGGGCATCCGGCGCAAGAACGAGGTGTCCGGGCTGGAGCACGTGTTCGTCGCCGGCTTCAAGGAGTTCCTGCGCGGGCGCAAGCAGCGTCACGAACGGGGCGTGACCCTCGGGGAATCCGCCCTGCGCTCCATGCGCGTCGCCGTCTCCCGTGAGGTGGACGGGCTGGAGAGCTATCTGTCGTTCCTGGCCACGGTGGGTTCCACCAGCCCCTATATCGGCCTGTTCGGCACCGTCTGGGGCATCATGCACGCCTTCATCGGGCTCTCCGGCGTACAGACCGCCACGCTGGCCATGGTGGCGCCGGGCATCGCCGAGGCGCTGATCGCCACCGCGCTGGGACTGTTCGCGGCCATCCCGGCGGTGATCGCCTACAATCGCTTCTCCGACGATGTGGACCGCATCGTCACGCGCTACGACAACTTCACCGAGGAGTTCACCTCACTGCTGCAACGACAGGCCCCGGCCACCGAGGAGGCCATGTGA
- the ruvA gene encoding Holliday junction branch migration protein RuvA, which yields MIGRLRGELVSKQPPFLLLEVQGVGYEIEAPLSTFYNLPEPGGQVTLHTHLHVREDAHVLYGFASESERGLFRSLIRVSGVGAKMALAILSGMSAEDFARCVMNGDTASLVRLPGIGRKTAERLVVEMRDRLASLPATAAVAGGQQAAAAAAAPDPVSDAVSALVSLGYRPQEASRLISAVEGEAERSEDLIRLALKATLK from the coding sequence ATGATCGGCCGCCTGCGCGGCGAGCTGGTGAGCAAGCAGCCGCCCTTCCTGCTGCTGGAGGTCCAGGGCGTCGGCTACGAGATCGAGGCGCCCCTGTCCACGTTCTACAACCTGCCGGAACCGGGCGGGCAGGTGACTCTGCATACCCATCTGCACGTGCGCGAGGACGCTCACGTGCTTTACGGCTTCGCCAGCGAGTCCGAGCGGGGGCTTTTCCGAAGCCTGATCCGGGTGAGCGGCGTGGGGGCCAAGATGGCGCTCGCCATCCTCTCGGGCATGAGCGCCGAAGACTTCGCCCGCTGCGTCATGAACGGGGACACGGCCTCCCTGGTGCGCCTGCCGGGGATAGGCCGCAAGACCGCCGAGCGCCTGGTGGTGGAAATGCGCGATCGGCTCGCGTCCCTGCCGGCCACCGCCGCCGTGGCGGGCGGCCAGCAGGCGGCCGCCGCGGCGGCGGCGCCGGACCCCGTGAGCGACGCGGTCTCGGCCCTGGTGTCCCTGGGCTACAGACCCCAGGAGGCAAGCAGGCTGATCAGCGCCGTGGAGGGCGAGGCGGAGCGCTCGGAAGACCTCATCCGGCTGGCGTTGAAGGCGACACTGAAGTGA